Proteins found in one Triticum aestivum cultivar Chinese Spring chromosome 4D, IWGSC CS RefSeq v2.1, whole genome shotgun sequence genomic segment:
- the LOC123099009 gene encoding nascent polypeptide-associated complex subunit alpha-like protein 2 — MVSEQTPVTTEPELESGDAAPVIKAEEPAEDGAPVVEDVKEGDGDEDEEEDEDDDEDDEDEDGELGVAGTEGSKQSRSEKKSRKAMMKLGMKPVTGVSRITIKRAKNILFVVSKPDVFKSPTSETYVIFGEAKIEDLSSQLQAQAAQQFRMQDLSKAMRPDAAAAAGAGAPADEEEVVDETGIEARDIDLVMTQASVSRAKAVKALKAHDGDIVSAIMELTA; from the exons ATGGTGAGCGAGCAGACGCCGGTGACCACGGAGCCGGAGCTGGAGAGCGGCGACGCGGCGCCGGTCATCAAGGCCGAGGAGCCCGCggaggacggcgcgcccgtcgtCGAGGACGTCAAGGAGGGCGACggtgacgaggacgaggaggaggacgaggatgatgacgaggacgacgaggatgaagaCG GCGAGCTGGGTGTGGCCGGGACCGAGGGGTCGAAGCAGAGCCGGAGCGAGAAGAAGAGCCGCAAGGCCATGATGAAGCTCGGGATGAAGCCCGTCACCGGCGTCAGCAGGATCACCATCAAGAGAGCCAAGAAC ATCCTGTTCGTGGTGTCGAAGCCGGACGTGTTCAAGAGCCCGACGTCGGAGACGTACGTGATCTTCGGGGAGGCCAAGATCGAGGACCTGAGCTCGCAGCTGCAGGCGCAGGCGGCGCAGCAGTTCAGGATGCAGGACCTGAGCAAGGCGATGAGGCCcgacgccgcggcggcggcgggggccggcgcgccggccgacgaggaggaggtggtggacgaGACCGGCATCGAGGCCCGCGACATCGACCTCGTCATGACGCAGGCCAGCGTGTCCCGCGCCAAGGCCGTCAAGGCCCTCAAGGcgcacgacggcgacatcgtcagCGCCATCATGGAGCTCACCGCCTAG